Part of the Sphingobium lignivorans genome is shown below.
GCGCCTTTGCCGAGCGCGTCGGGGCCATCAAGCGCGCTAACAAGGAAGCGCTGGCCAATCATCTGCGCGTGCACATGGGAATCCGCCTCGATCCCGCCGCGATGTTCGACGTGCAGATCAAGCGCATCCATGAATATAAGCGCCAGTTGCTCAATCTGATCGAGACCGTGGCGCTCTACGACCAGATTCGCAGCCATCCCGAGCGTGACTGGATGCCGCGCGTGAAGATCTTCGGCGGCAAGGCGGCGCCGAGCTATCACAACGCCAAGCTCATCATCAAACTGGCCAATGACATCGCGCGCCGGGTGAACAGCGATCCGTCTGTCGGCGGCCTGCTCAAGGTCGTGTTCGTGCCGAACTACAATGTCAGTCTCGCCGAGAAGATCATCCCGGCCGCCGATCTCTCCGAGCAGATTTCCACTGCGGGCATGGAGGCATCGGGCACCGGCAACATGAAGTTCGCGCTCAATGGCGCTCTCACCATCGGCACGCTGGACGGCGCCAATATCGAGATCAAGGACCGGGTCGGCGACGACAATATCGTGATCTTCGGCCTCACGGCGGACGAAGTGGCCGAGAAGCGTGCCAATGGCTACAATCCCCGGGAGGTCATCGAGGGGTCGCGCGAGCTGCAGCAGGCCGTCTCGGCAATCGCGTCAGGCGTCTTCTCCCCCGACGATCCTGGGCGCTATGCCGATCTCATCGGCGGTCTCTACGATCATGACTGGTTCATGGTCGCGGCGGATTTCGAGAGCTACAGCCACGCCCAGCGGGCTGTGGACCAGCGCTGGAGCGATCCTTCGCAATGGCAGGCATCAGCGATCAGGAACATTGCGAACGTTGGATGGTTTTCATCTGACCGCACCATCGCTGAATATGCGAAAGACATCTGGGGAGTATTGTGAAGCCGCCCACAGCGGCCATTGAAGCCCTGCTGGCAGGCACGCACGCTGATCCCTTCTCGCTTCTGGGTGTCCATGAGGGCCCCGGGGGCGCGCATGCGAGGGTCATCGTGCCGGGTGCCGAGAGCGTAGAGGCGCATGATCTCAGCGGTAACTCGCTGGGCCTGCTCGGCTGCGCCGACCAGCGCGGCCTCTTCGAGGGACCCATAGCCGGTGGTCGCCAGCCCATTCGCTATTGCGCGCGCGCCGGCGCAGCGGAGTGGTGGCTGAGCGATCCCTACAGCTTCGGCCCGGTGCTGGGACCGGTCGATGACCTGCTCATGGCGGAAGGCACGCATTTTCGCCTGTTTGACAAGCTGGGCGCGCACCTCATCAGCCACGAGGGCGCGGAAGGCGTGCATTTCGCCGTCTGGGCGCCCAATGCCCAGCGCGTCGCTCTGGTCGGGGATTTCAATGACTGGGATGGCCGGCGGCACGTCATGCGTCGCCGTGCCGACATCGGCGTGTGGGAAATCTTCATCCCGGATATCGGCGCCTGGCATGCCTATAAATATCTCATCATCGGTCCCGATGGCACCGCACAGCCCCTCAAGGCCGATCCCTACGCCTTCGCGTCCGAGCTGCGCCCGAAAACGGCATCGCTGACCTACGAGACCGGCACGCATGAGTGGGGCGACGCGGCGCACCGGGCCCATTGGGCCTCCGTCGATCCCCGCCGCACCCCGATCAGCATCTACGAGGTTCATCCCGGCTCCTGGCAGCGGGACGAGAATGACTGGTTCCTGCCATGGGACGAGCTTGCGGCCCGGCTCATTCCCTATGTAGTGGAGATGGGCTTCACGCACATCGAGTTCCTGCCGATTTCCGAGCATCCTTATGATCCCAGCTGGGGCTACCAGACCACGGGTCTCTATGCGCCCACGGCGCGGTTCGGCGATCCCGACGGTTTTGCGCGCTTCGTGGACGGGGCGCATCGGGCCGGCGTGGGCGTTCTTCTCGACTGGGTGCCCGCGCATTTCCCGACAGATGCGCACGGGCTGGGCCGGTTCGACGGGACCGCGCTCTACGAGCATGAGGATCCGCGCCTGGGCTTCCATCCCGACTGGAACACGGCCATCTACAATTTCGGGCGGCGCGAAGTCTCCAGCTTCCTCGTCAACAACGCGCTGTTCTGGGCCGAGCGCTACCATGTCGACGGGCTGCGCGTGGATGCCGTCGCGTCCATGCTCTACCGGGATTACAGCCGGCCCGCCGACCAGTGGATTCCCAATCCGGAGGGGGGGCGCGAGAACTGGGAAGCGGTGGCGTTCCTCCAGGCCATGAACAAGGCCGTCTACGGGACGCATTCCGGCATCGTGACGATCGCCGAGGAATCGACCGCATGGCCAGGCGTCACGCATCCCGTTCATGACAACGGGCTGGGGTTCGGTTTCAAATGGAACATGGGCTTCATGCATGACACGCTCAGCTATCTGGCGCGTGACCCGGCGCACCGGCGCTATCATCATGACGAGATCACATTCGGTCTGATGTACGCCTATAGCGAGAATTATGTGCTGCCGCTCAGCCATGATGAAGTGGTGCATGGCAAGGGCTCGCTGCTCACCAAGATGGCGGGCGACGACTGGCAGAAATTCGCAAATCTCAGGGCCTTCTACGCGCTGATGTGGGGATATCCCGGCAAGAAGCTGCTGTTCATGGGGCAGGAGTTCGCGCAGCGGCGGGAATGGAGCGAAGGGCGTTCGCTCGACTGGGACCTGCTGGATGCGCCCGCCCATGAAGGTGTCCGCACGCTCGTGCGCGATCTCAATCACTTGTACCGCGATCTTCCCGCCCTGCATGAGCGGGATTGCGAGGCGGACGGGTTCGAGTGGCTGATCGCCGACGACCGGGACAATTCGGTTTTCGCCTGGCTCCGCAAGGCGCCGGGCGCTCCGCCGGTGGCGATCATCGCCAATCTGACACCTCAGGTCCGGGACAATTACGAAGTGCCGCTGCCGCTGGACGGCGTCTGGCGCGAAATGCTTAACAGTGATGCAACCATCTATGGCGGAAAGGGTATCGGCAACATGGGCAAGGTGACGGCCGAACATGGCCGGGCCGTCATGACCCTGCCGCCGCTGGGAACGATCATGCTGCTTGGTGAGGGATGACGGAATCGGACGCCGTCAGCAGGGAAAGGAACGGTACGCGTGTCAAGTCGGGAGAGATGGGGACAACCTCTGGCGCGTGACGCCATGGCTTATGTACTGGCCGGCGGCAGGGGCAGCCGCCTCATGGAATTGACGGACAATCGCGCCAAGCCCGCGGTCTATTTCGGCGGCATGTCGCGCATCATCGATTTCGCGCTGTCCAACGCGCTCAACAGCGGCATCCGGCGCATCGGCGTGGCAACGCAGTACAAGGCGCATTCGCTCATCCGCCACATGCAGCGCGCCTGGAACTTCATGCGTCCCGAGCGCAACGAGAGCTTCGACATCCTGCCCGCCTCGCAGCGCATCGACGAGTTTCACTGGTATGAAGGCACGGCGGATGCGGTGTTCCAGAACATCGACATCATCGCGAGCCACGCCCCGCAATATATCGTCATCCTCGCGGGCGATCACATCTACAAGATGGATTATGAGCTCATGCTCCAGCAGCATGTGCAGGAAGGCGCGGACGTCACGGTCGGATGCATTGAGGTGCCCCGCATGCAGGCCACGGCCTTCGGCGTGATGCATGTCGATGAGAACGGGCAAATCACCAGCTTCCTGGAGAAGCCCAAGGACCCGCCGGCCATGCCGGGCAAGCCGGACGTCGCGCTGGCGTCCATGGGCATTTATGTGTTCACGACCGAGTTCCTGTTCGAGCAGCTCCGCCGAGACGCGGACGATCCGGAAAGCAGGCGCGATTTCGGCGGGGACATCATCCCCTATATCGTGAAGCACGGAAAGGCGGTCGCGCACCTCTTCTCGTCCAGCGCCATCCGCGCGGGCGCGCAGATCGAGGAATATTGGCGCGATGTCGGCACGCTCGATGCCTATTGGGAAGCCAATATCGATCTCACGGACGTGGTGCCCAAGCTCAACATGTATGATCGCGAGTGGCCGATCTGGACGGACCAGATCATCGCCGCTCCGGCCAAGTTCGTGCATGATGAGGAGGGGCGGCGCGGCATGGCCGTTTCCTCGCTCATCTCGCAGGATTGCATTGTCTCGGGCGCCAGCGCCTGGCGCAGCCTGTTGTTCACCGGCGTGAAGATGGGCAGCTTCTCCGATGTGCAGGAAGGAGTCATCCTGCCTTATTGCAACATCGGCCGGGGCGCGCGGCTCAAGCGTGTCATTGTCGACAGTGGCGTGCGCATTCCCGAAGGGCTGGTGGTCGGGGAGGATCCCGTCGCGGACGCGCAGCGCTTCCGGCGCACGGACAGCGGGATCTGCCTCATCACCAAATCGATGATCGACAGATTGGACTAGCGGCATTGGCGGGCCGGTTGCCGGATCGTCCTGCGGCCGGCGTCCCGCCCCGACGCTCCTCAAACGGATCTCTCTGGTCTACGGCCAGTTACGCAGCTTAAAACAGAAGCATGAGATGCACGTCTTTGATCCAGTTGCAAGTGAACCAGCCATGTCGATGAGTGCCATGCTGACCGTGCATGCGCGACCGGGAAGCTGCCGGTGAGCCCGCTTTCGGTCCTCTCCGTGGCGTCGGAATGCTGGCCGCTCGTCAAGACCGGCGGGTTGGCGGACGTCGTCGGCGCCCTGCCCGCCGCCGTTGCGCCGCACGACGTTGCGATGACCGCGTTCATCCCTGGCTACCCCGCCGTGCTGCGGGCGCTGGAGCGCAAGCGCACCGTTCATCGCTATGCCTCGCTGCTCGGCGCGCCGGCGCGCATTCTCGCATGCAGGCATGAGGACCGCCCGCTGCTGGTGCTCGACGCGCCGGCCTATTTCGATCGGGATGGCGGGCCCTATTCCGATGCGATGGGGCGCGACTGGCTCGACAATGGCCTGCGCTTCGCGGCGCTGGCCAAGGCAGCGGCCGACATTGCATCAGGGCAGGCGGGCGTGAAGCCCTTCGACGTCCTGCATGCGCATGACTGGCAAGCCGGCCTCGCGCCGGCCTATCTGGTCTACACGCAGGATCCATCCACCCGGCCGGCCAGCGTCATGACGATCCACAATATGGCGTTCCAGGGCTATTTCGGCGCGGACTTCTTCCACCGGCTCGAACTGCCGCCCACGGCCTGGTCGATCGACGGCGTCGAATATCATGGCGGCGTGGGCATGCTGAAGGCAGGGCTCATGCTGGCCGATGCCATCACCACGGTCAGCCCGGGTTACGCCGAGGAGATCCGCAAGCCCGAGTTCGGCATGGGGCTGGAGGGGCTCATCAACGGCCGGCAGGATCGTCTCTCCGGCATCGTGAACGGCATCGACACCCGGGAGTGGAATGCGCGGACCGATCCTGCCCTTCCGGCCCATTATTCGGCCGAGACGCTGGAGGATCGCGCGGCCAACAAGCGCGCGGTGGAAGCCGCCTTCGGTCTTGAGCCGGGCAACGGGCCCCTGTTCACCGTCATCAGCCGCCTGACCTGGCAGAAGGGCATGGATGTCCTGCTCGAAGTGCTCGATCATCTGGTGGGGCTCGGGGGTCGGCTGGCCCTGCTCGGCACGGGCGATTCCGCGATCGAAGCGGGCCTGCACGCCGCCGCCGCACGGCATCCCGGGCGGATCGGCATCCGCATCGGCTATGACGAGCCGCTTGCCCATCTCATGCAGGGCGGCTGCGATGCCATTCTCATCCCTTCGCGCTTCGAGCCGTGCGGCCTCACGCAGCTTTATGGCCTTGCTTATGGCTGCGTGCCGGTTGTGGCGCGCACCGGCGGACTGGGCGACACGGTGGTCGATGCCAATGTCGCTGCGCTCGCCGCCGGTGCGGCGACCGGCATCCAGTTTTCACCCGTGAGCTATGAGGGTTTGTCCGACGCCATCACCCGCACCGTGCGGCTCTTCGCCGACCGGGAGACCTGGGTGCAGATCCAGCGGAGCGGGATGCTGACAGATTTTTCCTGGGCCAAGAGCGGCCGGGCCTATGCCGCCCTGTATCGGCGACTGAAGGAGCATGCATGACCATCCGGACCGTTGAGACGACGCCTTTCGAGGGGCAGAAGCCCGGCACTTCCGGCCTGCGCAAGAAAGTGAAGATCTTCCAGCAGCCCAATTATTCCGAGAACTTCATCCAGTCGGTGTTCGACGTGGTGGAAGGCAAGGAAGGCGCGCTGCTCGTCATCGGAGGCGACGGGCGCTACCACAACCGCACTGTCATCCAGCAGGCGATCCGCATGGCGGCCGCCAATGGTTTCGGCAAGGTCATGGTGGGGCAGGGCGGCATTCTCTCCACGCCCGCGGCCAGCCATCTCATCCGCAAATATGGCGCGCTTGGCGGGCTGGTCCTCTCGGCCAGCCATAATCCCGGCGGGCCGGACGAGGATTTCGGCATCAAGTATAATGTCGCCAATGGCGGCCCCGCGCCGGAGAAGGTGACGGACGCCATCTTCGCGCGGACGCAGGTCATCGATCGCTGGCTCGCCATCGAGGCGCCGGATATCGACCTCGACGCGCCGGGCACGGTCATGGTCGGCGGGATGACGGTCGAAGTGGTTGATCCCGTGACCGACTATGCCGCGCTCATGGAGACGCTGTTCGATTTCGAGGCCATCCGCGCGATGGTGGCGGGCGGCTTCACGATGGCCTTCGACGCGATGAGCGCCGTCACCGGCCCTTATGCGACGGAGATCCTCGAGCGGCGGCTCGGCTTCGCGCCCGGCACCGTGCGCAATGGCGTGCCGCTGGAGGATTTCGGCCATCATCACCCGGATCCCAATCTCGTCCATGCCCGCGCGCTTTATGATCTGATGATGAGCGATGCCGCACCGGACTTCGGCGCCGCGTCGGATGGAGACGGGGACCGCAATCTCATCATCGGGCGTGGCCGCTTCATCACGCCATCGGACTCGCTCGCGATGCTGGCCGCGAATGCGCATCTGGCGAAGGGCTATGCTGGTGGTCTCAAGGGGATTGCCCGCTCGATGCCGACCAGCGCGGCGGCGGACCGGGTGGCGGAGGCGCTGGGCATTCCCTGCCACGAGACGCCGACCGGCTGGAAATTCTTCGGCAATCTGCTCGATGCCGGCATGGCGACCATCTGCGGCGAGGAAAGCGCGGGCACCGGCAGCGACCATGTCCGCGAGAAGGATGGTCTGTGGGCCGTGCTGCTCTGGCTCAACATCCTGGCCGTGCGCAAGATCCCGGTCGATGCGCTGGCGCGGGACCACTGGGCCCGCTTCGGCCGGAACTATTATGCGCGGCACGATTATGAGGCGATCGAGACGGACAGGGCCGACGCGCTGATGGCAGCGCTCACCGCGGCCCTTCCGGCGCTTCCGGGCGCGCGGTTCGGCGCGCTGACCGTCGCGGCGGCGGACAGCTTCTCCTATGTCGATCCGGTCGATGGCTCCGTCAGTGCCAACCAGGGCCTGCGGGTCATGTTCGAGGGCGGGTCGCGCGTCGTGTTCCGCCTGTCTGGCACGGGCACGCAGGGCGCCACGCTGCGCGTCTATCTGGAGCGCTATGAGCCCGCCGACGGTGCGCTGGACGAGGAGACGCCGGCAATGCTCGCGGCCCTCATCGCCGCCGCCGATGTCATTGCCGGGATCGAGCGCCACACCGGCCGGACGGCGCCTGATGTCGTGACATGAGCGACGAGCGGGGCGCCCGGCTCACGCGGGGCGGGACGCAATTCGCCGTCTGGGCGCCCGACGCGACTGGCCTGACCCTGTGCCTGTTCGATGCGCAGGGCGAGGAGCGGCAATATCCCATGGCCCGGGAAGGCGATGTCTGGCGCGCGGCGGTGCGCGGCGTCGGGGCCGGGCAGCGATACGGCTTTCGCGCGGAGGGGCCGTGGAACCCCGCGCAGGGCTTCTGCTTCGATCCATCCAAGCTGCTTGTCGATCCCTGGGCGCGTGCCATCGACCGCCCGTTCGTCCATGATCCGCGCCTTGGCGAGCGCGGCGTCGACACGGCCGCTTTGGTCCCAAAGGCAGTCGTCGAAAAGCCCCTGCCGGACGTGCGCAAGGCGCCGGTGCATTTCCGTCCGGGCGGCCTCATCTACGAATTGAACGTGCGCGGCTTCACCATGTTGCACCCTGACGTGCCGGAGGCCCAGCGCGGCACTGTGGCGGCGCTGGCGCATCCGGCGGTCATCGCTCATCTGCGCAAACTGCATGTGTCCGCCATCGAGCTGATGCCGATCGTGGCGTGGATCGACGAGCGGCATCTTCCGCCGCTCGGGCTCCGCAACGCCTGGGGCTATAATCCGGTGGTGCCCATGCCGCTCGATCCCCGGCTGTGCCCGGGCGGCATGGCCGAGCTGCGCGCCACCGTGGCGCGGCTCCACCGCGCGGGCATCGGCGTGATCCTCGATCTCGTGTTCAATCACAGCGGCGAGAGCGACAGGCAGGGGGCGACCCTCTCGATGCGCGGCCTTGGCGAGCGCTGCTATTATGCGCTGGCGCCGGACGGGAGCCTCATCAACGACGCCGGCACTGGCAATGTGCTCAACGCCGCCGCACCGGACGTGCGCGCGCTCAAGCTCGCAAGCCTGCGTCATTTCGTGCGGCAGGCCGGCGTGGACGGCTTCCGCTTCGATCTCGCGACGGTGCTGGCGCGGGAGCCCGGCTTCAACCCGCAGGCGCCGATCTTTGGCGAGATCGCTGCCGATCCCTGGCTCGGCGACCGGCTGATGATCGCGGAGCCCTGGGACGTGGGGCCGGGCGGCTATCAGCTCGGCAATTTTCCCGATGGCTGGCTGGAATGGAATGATCGCTATCGCGACGATGTCCGCCGCTTCTGGCGCGGGGACGGATCGATCGGCACGCTGGCGACCCGCATGGCCGGCTCGGCGGACATATTCGGCAAGCCCAGCCGCAGCGTGAATTTCCTCGCCGCGCATGACGGTTTCACCCTCGCCGACACGGTGGCTTATGCGGCGAAGCACAACGAGGCCAATGGCGAGGGAAATCGCGATGGCCATGACGACAATCTCAGCTGGAACAACGGCATCGAGGGCCCGACCGACGATCCATCGGTGAATGCGCGCCGGCAGGCGGACCTGCGCGCGCTGCTCGCCACGTTGTTTGCGTCCACCGGCGCGGTGATGCTCACGGCAGGCGACGAGTTCGGCCGCACGCAGCACGGCAACAACAATGCTTATGCCCAGGACAATGCGCTGAGCTGGGTGGATTGGGCCGGGCGGGATCGTGCGCTGGAAGATTTCACGGCCGCGCTGTCCGCCGCCCGCGCCGCCGATCCGGAGGTTTTTGCGCTGTTCCCCGAACCCGGACGATGGTTGCGGCCCGATGGAGCGGAGATGACGGTGTCCGACTGGGAAGCGCCCGAGGCGGACGGTTTCGTCTATGAGGCCCCGCTCCCCGATGGCCGACTGTTCCGGCTCTCGGTCGATCGCACGGGGCGTCGGGTCTTTGTTGACATTGTCCGGAAATGAGTGGAAACCCGCGCTAAGCAGATGGCGCGGGCATCGTTGGCCGGCACTCGGCATGAGGTCACTCATGACAGGCCGGTCAGCCGGTTGGCTGGCGCGTCATCGGCCGTAGAAATCAGGAGAGGGTCGGAATGAAGGATTTCCAGGATCAGGTCGCGTTCATCACGGGCGGCGCGTCGGGCGCCGGCTTCGGCCAGGCCAAAGTGTTCGGTCAGGCAGGCGCGAAGATCGTGGTGGCGGACGTGCGGGCCGAAGCGGTTAAGAAGGCCGTCGCCGAGCTGCAAGCGCTCGGGATCACGGCGCATGGCATCGTGCTCGATATCATGGACCGCGAGGCCTATGCCCGGGCGGCGGACGAAGTGGAAGCCGTGTTCGGCCAGGCGCCGACGCTTCTCTCGAACACCGCGGGCGTGAACAGCTTCGGGCCGATCGAGAAGACCACTTATGATGATTTCGACTGGATCATCGGCGTCAACCTGAACGGCGTCATCAACGGCATGGTGACCTTCGTGCCGCGCATGATCGCGAGCGGCCGGCCGGGGCACATCGTCACCGTCTCGTCACTCGGCGGCTTCATGGGCAGCGCGCTCGCCGGACCCTATTCGGCAGCCAAGGCGGCGAGCATCAACCTGATGGAAGGCTATCGCCAGGGGCTGGAGAAATACGGCATCGGCGTCTCCGTCTGCACGCCGGCCAACATCAAGTCGAACATCGCGGAAGCCTCGCGCCTGCGTCCCGCGAAATACGGCACCAGCGGCTATGTGGAGAACGAGGAATCGATTGCCTCGCTGCACTCGATTCACCAGCACGGGCTCGAGCCGGAGAAGCTGGCGGAAGCGATCAAGAAGGGCGTCGAGGACAATGCCCTCTACATCATTCCCTATCCCGAAGTGCGCGAAGGACTGGAGAAGCATTTCCAGGCCATCATCGATTCGGTCGCGCCGATGGAAAGCGATCCGGAAGGCGCCCGCCAGCGGGTCGAGGCGCTGATGGCCTGGGGACGGGACCGCACGCGCGTCTTCGCCGAGGGCGACAAGAAAGGCGCCTGACGAAATACAGGGGCGTGGCGGCTTAACCGCCGCGCCCGTTTCGCTCATGACGAGATGACAAGAGATCTGGGAGACAGGAATGACGTTGAAACTCTACAGCTTCGGTCCCGGGGCGAACTCGCTCAAGCCGCTCGCGACGCTTTACGAGAAGGGCCTCGAATTCGAGCAGGTCTTCGTGGATCCGAGCAAGTTCGAGCAGCATTCGGACTGGTTCAAGAAGATCAATCCGCGCGGTCAGGTGCCGGCGCTCTGGCATGAAGGCAAGGTCGTCACCGAATCGACGGTGATCTGCGAATATCTGGAGGACGTGTTCCCCGAGGCGGGCAATTCGCTGCGCCCGGCCGATCCCTTCAAGCGCGCCGAGATGCGGGTGTGGACCAAGTGGGTCGATGAATATTTCTGCTGGTGCGTCTCGACCATCGGCTGGGCCTTCGGCATCAAGGCGATCGCGCAGAAGATGAGCGACGAGGAGTTCGAGGAGCACATCAACAAGAATGTGCCGATCCCCGAGCAGCAGCTCAAATGGCGCCGCGCGCGCAACGGCTTCCCGCAGGAGATGCTGGACGAGGAATTCCGCAAGGTCGGCGTCTCGGTGGCGCGGCTGGAAGAGACGCTCTCGAAGCAGGACTATCTGGTCGACACCGGTTACAGCCTCGCGGACATCTGCAATTTCGCCATCGCCAATGGCCTCCAGCGTCCCGGCGGCTTCTTCGGCGACTATGTGAACCAGGAAAAGACGCCCGGCCTGTGCGCCTGGCTCGACCGGATCAATGCGCGTCCGGCGATCAAGGAAATGTTCGAGAAATCGAAGCGCGAGGACCTGCTCAAGCGGCAGAACGAGAAAGTCGCCTAAACAGGAAAGCGCGTCCCGGCGCGCGCCGGACAAGGCCAGCCATTTGACGTTCGCCTTGTCCGGCAGCGCCGTTCGCGCGGCTCGGGCGCGCTGAATGATGGAGAGGATTGCCGATGGCCAGGAACAACACCATCACTCTGTATGACCTGCAGCTCGAATCCGGCTGTACGATCAGTCCCTATGTCTGGCGCACCAAATATGCGCTCAAGCACAAGGGCTTCGACATCGACATCG
Proteins encoded:
- the glgA gene encoding glycogen synthase GlgA yields the protein MSPLSVLSVASECWPLVKTGGLADVVGALPAAVAPHDVAMTAFIPGYPAVLRALERKRTVHRYASLLGAPARILACRHEDRPLLVLDAPAYFDRDGGPYSDAMGRDWLDNGLRFAALAKAAADIASGQAGVKPFDVLHAHDWQAGLAPAYLVYTQDPSTRPASVMTIHNMAFQGYFGADFFHRLELPPTAWSIDGVEYHGGVGMLKAGLMLADAITTVSPGYAEEIRKPEFGMGLEGLINGRQDRLSGIVNGIDTREWNARTDPALPAHYSAETLEDRAANKRAVEAAFGLEPGNGPLFTVISRLTWQKGMDVLLEVLDHLVGLGGRLALLGTGDSAIEAGLHAAAARHPGRIGIRIGYDEPLAHLMQGGCDAILIPSRFEPCGLTQLYGLAYGCVPVVARTGGLGDTVVDANVAALAAGAATGIQFSPVSYEGLSDAITRTVRLFADRETWVQIQRSGMLTDFSWAKSGRAYAALYRRLKEHA
- the glgC gene encoding glucose-1-phosphate adenylyltransferase, with translation MSSRERWGQPLARDAMAYVLAGGRGSRLMELTDNRAKPAVYFGGMSRIIDFALSNALNSGIRRIGVATQYKAHSLIRHMQRAWNFMRPERNESFDILPASQRIDEFHWYEGTADAVFQNIDIIASHAPQYIVILAGDHIYKMDYELMLQQHVQEGADVTVGCIEVPRMQATAFGVMHVDENGQITSFLEKPKDPPAMPGKPDVALASMGIYVFTTEFLFEQLRRDADDPESRRDFGGDIIPYIVKHGKAVAHLFSSSAIRAGAQIEEYWRDVGTLDAYWEANIDLTDVVPKLNMYDREWPIWTDQIIAAPAKFVHDEEGRRGMAVSSLISQDCIVSGASAWRSLLFTGVKMGSFSDVQEGVILPYCNIGRGARLKRVIVDSGVRIPEGLVVGEDPVADAQRFRRTDSGICLITKSMIDRLD
- a CDS encoding glutathione S-transferase family protein gives rise to the protein MTLKLYSFGPGANSLKPLATLYEKGLEFEQVFVDPSKFEQHSDWFKKINPRGQVPALWHEGKVVTESTVICEYLEDVFPEAGNSLRPADPFKRAEMRVWTKWVDEYFCWCVSTIGWAFGIKAIAQKMSDEEFEEHINKNVPIPEQQLKWRRARNGFPQEMLDEEFRKVGVSVARLEETLSKQDYLVDTGYSLADICNFAIANGLQRPGGFFGDYVNQEKTPGLCAWLDRINARPAIKEMFEKSKREDLLKRQNEKVA
- a CDS encoding SDR family NAD(P)-dependent oxidoreductase codes for the protein MKDFQDQVAFITGGASGAGFGQAKVFGQAGAKIVVADVRAEAVKKAVAELQALGITAHGIVLDIMDREAYARAADEVEAVFGQAPTLLSNTAGVNSFGPIEKTTYDDFDWIIGVNLNGVINGMVTFVPRMIASGRPGHIVTVSSLGGFMGSALAGPYSAAKAASINLMEGYRQGLEKYGIGVSVCTPANIKSNIAEASRLRPAKYGTSGYVENEESIASLHSIHQHGLEPEKLAEAIKKGVEDNALYIIPYPEVREGLEKHFQAIIDSVAPMESDPEGARQRVEALMAWGRDRTRVFAEGDKKGA
- a CDS encoding alpha-D-glucose phosphate-specific phosphoglucomutase — protein: MTIRTVETTPFEGQKPGTSGLRKKVKIFQQPNYSENFIQSVFDVVEGKEGALLVIGGDGRYHNRTVIQQAIRMAAANGFGKVMVGQGGILSTPAASHLIRKYGALGGLVLSASHNPGGPDEDFGIKYNVANGGPAPEKVTDAIFARTQVIDRWLAIEAPDIDLDAPGTVMVGGMTVEVVDPVTDYAALMETLFDFEAIRAMVAGGFTMAFDAMSAVTGPYATEILERRLGFAPGTVRNGVPLEDFGHHHPDPNLVHARALYDLMMSDAAPDFGAASDGDGDRNLIIGRGRFITPSDSLAMLAANAHLAKGYAGGLKGIARSMPTSAAADRVAEALGIPCHETPTGWKFFGNLLDAGMATICGEESAGTGSDHVREKDGLWAVLLWLNILAVRKIPVDALARDHWARFGRNYYARHDYEAIETDRADALMAALTAALPALPGARFGALTVAAADSFSYVDPVDGSVSANQGLRVMFEGGSRVVFRLSGTGTQGATLRVYLERYEPADGALDEETPAMLAALIAAADVIAGIERHTGRTAPDVVT
- the glgX gene encoding glycogen debranching protein GlgX; the protein is MSDERGARLTRGGTQFAVWAPDATGLTLCLFDAQGEERQYPMAREGDVWRAAVRGVGAGQRYGFRAEGPWNPAQGFCFDPSKLLVDPWARAIDRPFVHDPRLGERGVDTAALVPKAVVEKPLPDVRKAPVHFRPGGLIYELNVRGFTMLHPDVPEAQRGTVAALAHPAVIAHLRKLHVSAIELMPIVAWIDERHLPPLGLRNAWGYNPVVPMPLDPRLCPGGMAELRATVARLHRAGIGVILDLVFNHSGESDRQGATLSMRGLGERCYYALAPDGSLINDAGTGNVLNAAAPDVRALKLASLRHFVRQAGVDGFRFDLATVLAREPGFNPQAPIFGEIAADPWLGDRLMIAEPWDVGPGGYQLGNFPDGWLEWNDRYRDDVRRFWRGDGSIGTLATRMAGSADIFGKPSRSVNFLAAHDGFTLADTVAYAAKHNEANGEGNRDGHDDNLSWNNGIEGPTDDPSVNARRQADLRALLATLFASTGAVMLTAGDEFGRTQHGNNNAYAQDNALSWVDWAGRDRALEDFTAALSAARAADPEVFALFPEPGRWLRPDGAEMTVSDWEAPEADGFVYEAPLPDGRLFRLSVDRTGRRVFVDIVRK
- the glgB gene encoding 1,4-alpha-glucan branching protein GlgB, producing MKPPTAAIEALLAGTHADPFSLLGVHEGPGGAHARVIVPGAESVEAHDLSGNSLGLLGCADQRGLFEGPIAGGRQPIRYCARAGAAEWWLSDPYSFGPVLGPVDDLLMAEGTHFRLFDKLGAHLISHEGAEGVHFAVWAPNAQRVALVGDFNDWDGRRHVMRRRADIGVWEIFIPDIGAWHAYKYLIIGPDGTAQPLKADPYAFASELRPKTASLTYETGTHEWGDAAHRAHWASVDPRRTPISIYEVHPGSWQRDENDWFLPWDELAARLIPYVVEMGFTHIEFLPISEHPYDPSWGYQTTGLYAPTARFGDPDGFARFVDGAHRAGVGVLLDWVPAHFPTDAHGLGRFDGTALYEHEDPRLGFHPDWNTAIYNFGRREVSSFLVNNALFWAERYHVDGLRVDAVASMLYRDYSRPADQWIPNPEGGRENWEAVAFLQAMNKAVYGTHSGIVTIAEESTAWPGVTHPVHDNGLGFGFKWNMGFMHDTLSYLARDPAHRRYHHDEITFGLMYAYSENYVLPLSHDEVVHGKGSLLTKMAGDDWQKFANLRAFYALMWGYPGKKLLFMGQEFAQRREWSEGRSLDWDLLDAPAHEGVRTLVRDLNHLYRDLPALHERDCEADGFEWLIADDRDNSVFAWLRKAPGAPPVAIIANLTPQVRDNYEVPLPLDGVWREMLNSDATIYGGKGIGNMGKVTAEHGRAVMTLPPLGTIMLLGEG